In the Bernardetia sp. genome, one interval contains:
- the ileS gene encoding isoleucine--tRNA ligase, giving the protein MKYTEPKNISYAGVAKDVLHFWNENKIFEASVQNREGKPTFTFFEGPPSANGKPGIHHVMARTIKDIFCRYQTLKGFQVKRKGGWDTHGLPIELQVEKELGITKEDIGKTISIEDYNQKCREAVMRYKELWDDITTKMGYWVDLGNPYITFDKNYMETLWYLLKQFYDKGLLYKGYSIQPYSPAAGTGLSSHELNQPGCYREVKDLSVIAQFKVKGTANDFLLAWTTTPWTLPSNAALAVGKNIDYVKVETHNQYTKQPINVYVAKALLNKVLDPKKYVDHGVYDEEKHPNQHPYTILEQCKGERLEGLEYEQLLPYVQPDEANGTAFRVILGDFVSTEDGTGIVHIAPTFGADDARVAKLANVPAILVNDENGNPMPLVDKRGRFVKEVTDFAGEAVKEEYEPNEVTSKEGYENVDLRIAVKLKKSNRAFKVEKYEHNYPHCWRTDKPVLYYPLDSWFIKTTEHKERMVELNKTINWKPASTGEGRFGNWLENLVDWNLSRSRYWGTPLPIWRSEDGTEDVCIGSIKDLLAGIQEANDSKVLTTEEIKKNRGFLEKFMANQADLHRPYVDDITLVKGKTKLTRETDLIDVWFDSGAMPYAQWHYPFEQNEVFEKSFPADFIAEGVDQTRGWFFTLHAIGTMLFDSVAYKNVISNGLVLDDKGNKMSKSKGNVVDPFETLENFGADPTRWYLIENSNPWDSLRFSKDGVTEVQRKFFNTLQNTYSFFALYANLDDFDFDKNNVIPVEKRPESDRWIISKLHSLIAEVDAAFAEYEPTKAARAMSKFVTDDLSNWYVRLNRKRFWKAELVDDKIAAYQTLHTCLETVVLLASPIAPFYSDFVYRNLKKADKDSKVSVHLADFPVSDESLINKDLETQMELAQQISSMTHALRKKNQMRVRQPLQKIMVAVVDETTQNHIKAVQELILSEVNVKELEFLAPDSDKLTKTIKPNFKKLGSQYGKAMPKIAAQVKAMSQSDIATLEQTGVFTFNLDGEVIPLTPDDVEIGTEDIEGWVVMSENGITVALDVNLTDELRQEGIARDLVNRIQNLRKDEGLEVQDKIMLQIQKGNELLNDALSNFKKYICDETQALEMEVLESVNDSVELETEETKVHLAMKVHQLN; this is encoded by the coding sequence ATGAAATATACCGAACCAAAAAATATCAGTTACGCAGGCGTAGCGAAAGATGTTCTCCATTTTTGGAACGAGAACAAGATTTTTGAGGCTTCTGTCCAAAACAGAGAAGGCAAACCTACTTTTACGTTCTTCGAAGGACCTCCTTCTGCCAACGGAAAACCGGGTATTCACCACGTTATGGCTCGTACGATTAAGGATATTTTTTGTCGTTACCAAACTTTGAAAGGCTTTCAAGTAAAGCGTAAAGGAGGTTGGGATACGCACGGTTTGCCTATTGAATTACAGGTAGAAAAAGAATTAGGCATTACAAAAGAAGACATTGGCAAAACGATTTCTATCGAAGACTATAATCAGAAGTGTAGAGAAGCTGTAATGCGTTACAAAGAACTTTGGGACGACATCACAACAAAAATGGGCTATTGGGTAGATTTAGGAAACCCATACATCACTTTTGATAAAAATTATATGGAAACGCTTTGGTATCTACTAAAGCAATTCTATGATAAAGGACTTTTATACAAAGGATATAGCATTCAGCCGTATTCTCCTGCTGCTGGTACTGGTCTTTCTTCACACGAACTCAATCAACCAGGGTGTTATCGTGAAGTAAAAGACTTATCTGTTATTGCACAGTTTAAGGTAAAAGGAACAGCAAATGATTTCCTTTTGGCTTGGACAACAACGCCTTGGACGCTTCCATCAAACGCAGCTTTAGCTGTTGGAAAAAATATAGACTACGTAAAAGTAGAAACACACAACCAGTACACGAAGCAGCCAATAAATGTATATGTAGCAAAAGCACTTTTAAATAAAGTTCTTGACCCTAAAAAATATGTCGACCACGGTGTGTATGACGAAGAAAAACACCCAAATCAGCATCCTTACACAATTTTAGAACAATGTAAAGGAGAGCGTTTGGAAGGCTTGGAGTATGAGCAACTTTTACCTTATGTCCAGCCAGACGAAGCAAATGGAACTGCTTTTAGAGTAATCTTAGGAGATTTTGTAAGTACAGAAGATGGTACAGGTATCGTTCATATTGCGCCTACTTTTGGTGCAGACGATGCTCGTGTAGCTAAACTTGCAAACGTTCCTGCTATTTTGGTAAATGATGAAAACGGAAACCCAATGCCACTTGTGGACAAAAGAGGACGTTTTGTAAAAGAAGTTACTGATTTTGCAGGTGAGGCTGTAAAAGAAGAATATGAACCAAACGAAGTTACAAGCAAAGAAGGCTACGAAAATGTAGATTTGCGTATTGCTGTAAAGCTCAAAAAATCGAATCGTGCTTTCAAAGTAGAAAAATACGAACACAACTACCCTCATTGTTGGCGTACTGACAAGCCTGTTTTGTACTATCCATTAGATTCTTGGTTTATCAAAACGACAGAACACAAAGAAAGAATGGTAGAGCTAAACAAAACCATCAACTGGAAACCTGCCAGTACAGGTGAAGGGCGTTTTGGAAACTGGCTTGAAAACCTTGTAGATTGGAACTTATCTCGTTCTCGTTATTGGGGAACTCCTCTTCCGATTTGGAGAAGTGAAGACGGAACAGAGGACGTTTGTATTGGTTCTATAAAAGACCTTTTAGCAGGAATACAAGAAGCCAACGACTCAAAAGTCTTGACAACAGAAGAAATCAAGAAAAATCGTGGTTTCTTAGAGAAATTTATGGCAAATCAAGCTGATTTGCACCGTCCGTATGTAGATGATATTACGCTTGTAAAAGGCAAAACAAAACTTACTAGAGAAACAGACCTTATCGATGTTTGGTTTGATTCGGGGGCAATGCCGTATGCACAGTGGCATTATCCATTTGAGCAAAATGAAGTTTTTGAAAAATCTTTCCCTGCTGATTTTATTGCAGAAGGTGTTGACCAAACTCGTGGTTGGTTCTTTACGCTTCACGCTATCGGAACAATGCTCTTCGACTCTGTAGCCTATAAAAATGTAATTTCGAATGGACTTGTATTAGACGATAAAGGCAATAAGATGTCGAAGTCTAAAGGAAATGTAGTCGACCCATTTGAAACCTTAGAAAACTTTGGAGCAGACCCAACTCGTTGGTACTTGATTGAAAACTCAAATCCTTGGGACAGTTTGCGTTTTAGTAAAGATGGCGTTACGGAAGTGCAGCGTAAGTTTTTCAATACGCTTCAAAACACCTATTCTTTCTTTGCTCTATATGCAAATTTAGATGATTTTGATTTTGATAAAAATAATGTAATTCCTGTTGAGAAACGACCTGAAAGCGACCGTTGGATTATCTCAAAACTTCACTCTTTGATAGCCGAAGTAGATGCAGCTTTTGCAGAATATGAGCCTACTAAAGCAGCTCGTGCGATGTCTAAATTTGTAACAGACGACCTTTCAAATTGGTACGTTCGTTTGAATAGAAAACGTTTTTGGAAAGCCGAACTTGTAGATGACAAGATTGCAGCCTACCAGACACTTCATACGTGTTTGGAAACGGTTGTTTTGTTGGCTTCTCCGATTGCACCATTCTATTCTGATTTTGTATATCGTAACTTGAAAAAAGCAGACAAAGACAGCAAGGTTTCTGTTCACTTGGCAGATTTTCCTGTTTCTGATGAGAGCTTGATAAACAAAGATTTGGAAACACAAATGGAACTTGCTCAACAGATTTCTTCGATGACACACGCTTTGCGTAAGAAAAATCAGATGAGAGTTCGCCAGCCATTGCAGAAAATTATGGTAGCTGTGGTAGATGAAACTACTCAAAATCATATCAAAGCTGTACAAGAATTAATTTTATCAGAAGTAAATGTAAAAGAACTAGAGTTTTTAGCTCCAGATTCTGACAAACTTACCAAAACAATAAAACCAAACTTTAAAAAGCTAGGTAGCCAGTACGGAAAAGCAATGCCAAAAATTGCTGCACAAGTAAAAGCCATGTCACAATCTGATATTGCAACGTTGGAGCAAACAGGCGTATTTACATTCAATCTTGATGGAGAGGTAATTCCACTCACACCAGACGATGTAGAAATCGGAACAGAAGATATTGAAGGCTGGGTAGTGATGAGCGAAAACGGAATTACAGTAGCTTTAGATGTAAACCTTACCGATGAGTTACGCCAAGAAGGAATTGCTAGAGATTTGGTAAATCGTATTCAAAACCTTAGAAAAGACGAAGGTTTGGAAGTACAGGATAAGATTATGTTACAAATCCAAAAAGGTAACGAACTTCTAAACGATGCTTTGTCCAACTTCAAAAAATATATCTGTGATGAAACACAAGCCTTAGAAATGGAAGTGTTGGAATCAGTAAATGATAGCGTTGAGCTAGAAACCGAAGAAACAAAAGTTCATTTGGCAATGAAAGTGCATCAGTTAAACTAA
- a CDS encoding AAA family ATPase, translating to MKILIFGASGSGTTTLGRELEKQINFKHLDADDYYWEKTNPPFQEKIPLIERNKALKTDIEKYENVVVSGSLVSWGKEWTIAFDLAVFIYLKNEVRMERLKVRELERYGNELLTDKKLQEKSKAFIEWASKYDDPNFNGRSLKIHNEWIMKLNCPVLKLDGEEELEVKVKQVISQIEVLKRQP from the coding sequence ATGAAAATACTCATCTTCGGCGCATCAGGCTCTGGAACAACTACACTAGGCAGAGAACTAGAAAAACAAATCAATTTCAAGCATTTGGATGCTGATGATTATTACTGGGAGAAAACCAATCCACCATTTCAAGAAAAAATACCACTCATAGAAAGAAATAAAGCCCTCAAAACGGATATTGAGAAGTATGAAAATGTTGTAGTTAGTGGTTCGCTTGTGAGTTGGGGAAAGGAATGGACAATAGCTTTTGATTTAGCCGTTTTTATTTATTTGAAAAATGAGGTAAGAATGGAGCGTTTGAAGGTAAGAGAGTTAGAAAGATATGGCAATGAACTTCTTACAGACAAGAAACTACAAGAAAAATCAAAGGCTTTCATAGAATGGGCAAGCAAATACGACGACCCTAATTTTAATGGACGTTCACTCAAAATACATAATGAGTGGATAATGAAGTTGAATTGTCCTGTTTTAAAACTTGATGGAGAGGAGGAGCTAGAGGTAAAAGTAAAACAGGTTATCTCACAGATTGAAGTGCTAAAGAGGCAGCCCTAA
- a CDS encoding MarR family winged helix-turn-helix transcriptional regulator → MEDSQLKLSNQICFPLYSVSRLITKAYKPFLDKMEITYPQYLVLLVLWENDNLTVNQITEKLLLNTNTLSPMLKRMEKLELIERNRSKEDERSVIIKLTQRGKDLKTKAACIPNELASVLVTQNIQVEDVMNLKNILNEWIDVLSKEEK, encoded by the coding sequence ATGGAAGATTCTCAATTAAAACTTAGTAATCAGATTTGTTTTCCTTTGTATTCGGTTTCTCGTCTTATCACGAAAGCCTACAAGCCTTTTTTAGACAAGATGGAAATTACCTATCCTCAATATTTAGTCTTGCTAGTGCTTTGGGAAAATGATAATCTTACTGTCAATCAGATTACAGAAAAACTATTGCTTAATACCAATACACTCTCTCCAATGCTCAAGCGAATGGAAAAATTAGAACTCATTGAGCGCAATCGTTCTAAAGAAGATGAGCGTAGTGTCATTATAAAGCTAACACAAAGAGGAAAAGACCTCAAAACTAAAGCTGCTTGTATTCCTAATGAACTAGCAAGCGTTTTGGTAACACAAAATATTCAAGTAGAAGATGTTATGAATTTGAAAAATATCTTGAATGAGTGGATTGATGTCTTATCAAAAGAAGAAAAATAA
- a CDS encoding NAD(P)H-dependent oxidoreductase, which translates to MELLEKLKWRYATKAMNGKKVPQEKIDNIIEAISLAPTSSGLQPFEVIVVTNQEVKEKIKAVAWNQSVVADCSHLFVFAAWDTYTEDRINKMFDLVNEVRGFKNEGWENYRQMLLGSYPKRDAEENFQHAARQAYIAFTEALTACAFEGVDCTPMEGFDPNKVDEILGLRDKGLRSCVLLPVGYRKAEEDWLVNLKKVRKSKEDLVTVID; encoded by the coding sequence ATGGAATTATTAGAAAAACTCAAGTGGCGATACGCTACAAAAGCAATGAATGGTAAAAAAGTACCACAAGAAAAAATCGATAATATTATTGAAGCCATTTCTCTTGCGCCTACATCAAGTGGCTTACAGCCTTTCGAAGTAATTGTAGTTACTAATCAAGAAGTCAAAGAAAAAATTAAGGCTGTGGCTTGGAATCAATCTGTTGTGGCAGACTGCTCTCATTTATTTGTTTTTGCAGCGTGGGACACTTACACAGAAGACAGAATCAATAAAATGTTTGATTTGGTCAATGAAGTGCGTGGTTTTAAAAATGAAGGTTGGGAAAATTATCGTCAGATGCTTTTAGGTTCTTATCCTAAAAGAGATGCAGAAGAAAACTTCCAACACGCAGCACGTCAAGCATACATCGCCTTTACAGAAGCCTTAACAGCTTGTGCTTTTGAAGGAGTAGATTGTACACCAATGGAAGGCTTTGACCCAAATAAAGTAGATGAAATCTTAGGACTTAGAGACAAAGGACTTAGAAGTTGTGTACTTCTTCCAGTAGGTTATAGAAAAGCAGAAGAAGATTGGCTTGTAAATCTGAAAAAAGTAAGAAAATCTAAAGAAGACTTAGTTACAGTCATTGATTAA
- a CDS encoding GNAT family N-acetyltransferase, producing MKAIRTNSEHQDFINLVKLLDADLAKRDGAEHSFYAQFNKIDSIKHVVVLYENDIPLGCGAIKPFDSDTMEVKRMYTLPKSRGKGIASKVLLELEKWAKELSYKKCVLETGTKQPEAIALYKKNGYDIIPNYGQYIGVENSRCFEKKL from the coding sequence ATGAAAGCAATACGAACGAATTCTGAACATCAAGATTTTATTAATTTGGTTAAACTTCTTGATGCTGATTTGGCAAAAAGAGATGGCGCAGAACATTCTTTTTATGCACAGTTTAATAAAATTGATTCAATAAAACACGTCGTTGTACTATACGAAAATGATATTCCATTAGGCTGTGGAGCAATCAAACCATTCGATAGTGATACTATGGAAGTCAAAAGAATGTACACGTTGCCTAAAAGTCGTGGAAAAGGTATTGCTTCAAAAGTTCTTTTAGAGCTAGAAAAATGGGCAAAAGAACTATCTTATAAAAAATGTGTCTTAGAAACAGGCACAAAACAACCCGAAGCAATAGCACTCTATAAAAAAAATGGATATGACATAATTCCAAATTATGGACAGTACATTGGAGTGGAAAATAGCAGATGTTTTGAAAAAAAACTGTGA